From a single Cotesia glomerata isolate CgM1 linkage group LG6, MPM_Cglom_v2.3, whole genome shotgun sequence genomic region:
- the LOC123266828 gene encoding uncharacterized protein LOC123266828 yields MASSSGALYFFFFIESIMILEIIKLAQVWGDLAQTVTVLPTAIFAKTAQITASCNHLHINKVKNVLVLVKNFWESHLLDESEIEILKNDGIAHRAAMHSYCFLYYSQPVLYGITTLPPILLDIIVPLNETRERIFIFHDCYGLDSQKYSS; encoded by the exons ATGGCATCGTCGTCAGGtgcattgtatttttttttttttattgaaagcaTCATGATCCTCGAGATTATCAAGTTGGCACAAGTTTGGGGTGATTTGGCCCAGACAGTCACCGTTTTACCCACGGCTATTTTCGCAAAAACCGCACAAATCACCGCTTCGTGCAATCATCTTCACATAAACAag GTGAAAAATGTATTGGtgcttgtaaaaaatttttgggagTCTCATTTGTTGGATGAAtcagaaattgaaattttaaagaatgaCGGAATCGCTCACAGAGCTGCGATGCATTCTTACTGCt ttcTTTACTACTCACAACCAGTCCTTTATGGAATAACGACATTGCCACCAATACTTCTCGATATAATTGTGCCGCTAAATGAAACAAGAGAAAGAATTTTCATATTTCACGATTGCTACGGTCTGGATTCTCAAAAATACTCGTCGTAA
- the LOC123266827 gene encoding uncharacterized protein LOC123266827, with product MNVFDEAFWRSTKMHLVASGAWPFQRPLYGILLRCMVFSFVESIMILEIIRLFYVAGDLMMTLTVLPVILYVAVIIQVSVTSNHVNLNKTKRLLLIVKNCWESDLLDKIEIELLRSDGRKHGDAMYTYYLLYCSQPAVYALTTLAPIILDITSPLNETRERFFVFAEMYGVDAQEYAFYIHIHHFAALSVFTWAFVAFKANYCTLIQHA from the exons ATGAATGTCTTTGACGAAGCTTTCTGGCGTTCCACGAAAATGCATTTAGTGGCAAGCGGAGCATGGCCCTTTCAACGACCTCTTTATGGCATCCTTCTCAGATGCATGGTCTTTTCTTTCGTCGAAAGTATCATGATCCTTGAAATTATCAGGCTATTTTACGTCGCCGGGGATTTGATGATGACACTCACCGTTTTACCGGTTATCCTTTACGTCGCGGTTATTATACAAGTCTCAGTTACGAGTAACCACGTCAATCTAAATAAG acaaaACGTTTATTGCTGATAGTCAAAAACTGCTGGGAGTCTGATTTATTGGACAAAATAGAAATTGAATTGTTGCGTAGCGATGGCCGTAAaca tggcgATGCAATGTATACTTATTATC ttcttTATTGTTCCCAACCTGCGGTTTATGCGCTGACAACACTGGCGCCCATTATTCTCGATATAACGTCGCCGTTGAACGAAACAAGAGAAAGATTTTTCGTTTTTGCTGAAATGTACGGGGTAGATGCACAAGAATATGCATTTTATATTCATATACATCACTTTGCAGCGTTGTCAGTGTTTACGTGGGCGTTTGTTGCGTTCAAAGCTAATTATTGCACGTTAATTCAACATGCTTGA
- the LOC123266825 gene encoding odorant receptor 13a-like yields the protein MNLFDDLYWRATRIHLSVIGAWPFQSYITRIIIRTVVCFLFESLYISEIIKLVEVSGDLKLTLECIPILVLHSITQVKILNVHINLNKIKNLLLRIKSDWESGLLDESEIEFLRNDGRRHKEFMSLYFIILYSSTISYELMPLIPVALDIILPLNESRARIFLYQAEYFVEPEKNLTFIYIHSYIVSPLIAITFIGTDSLYSAFIQHACSMFTIIGRRLQNLRADGSSNKNRKSFKTTSDVKNIIICIKMHKNVLEFVRLLEEHYTNYLLVILGILVLGLSAIGFRFVVLIDGIEGRIQCISYFFGHVAHLFFLSYFGQRLINFSEYVHESICRAELYKFSRDMKPMIILLMMRSKLVSKITAGKLYIMSLENFTTVAKTSFSYFTVLTSLQ from the exons ATGAATTTGTTTGATGATTTATACTGGCGAGCGACCAGGATCCATCTTTCTGTGATCGGTGCTTGGCCCTTTCAGTCTTACATtacaagaataataataagaacagTCGTTTGTTTCTTGTTCGAAAGCTTGTACATTTCTGAG ataattaaattgGTTGAAGTCTCGGGTGACTTGAAGCTTACTTTAGAGTGCATTCCCATCTTAGTTTTGCACTCAATAACCCAAGTTAAAATTCTCAATGTTCATATCaatctcaataaaataaaaaatttgttgctGAGAATAAAAAGCGATTGGGAGTCTGGTTTATTAGACGAATCAGAGattgaatttttgagaaatgACGGCCGAAGACACAAAGAATTTATGAGTTTATACTTCA tcaTTCTTTACAGCTCGACTATTTCTTACGAATTAATGCCATTAATTCCCGTCGCTCTTGATATTATTTTGCCTTTGAATGAATCACGAGCGAGAATTTTCCTATATCAAGCAGAATACTTTGTCGaacctgaaaaaaatttgacatttatttacatacattcTTACATAGTTTCTCCGTTGATTGCTATTACCTTCATTGGTACTGACTCTCTTTATTCGGCTTTCATCCAGCACGCTTGCAGTATGTTTACTATCATTGG aCGGCGTTTACAAAATTTGAGAGCTGATGGAAGCTCAAATAAAAATCGCAAATCTTTTAAAACTACTAGCGATGTcaagaatataattatttgcaTCAAGATGCATAAAAATGTTCTAGA atttgttAGACTTTTAGAAGAACATTATACAAactatttattagtaattctTGGAATTCTTGTGCTGGGATTGAGCGCTATCGGTTTCCgg TTTGTAGTTTTGATAGACGGAATTGAAGGAAGAATTCAGTGCATTAGTTACTTTTTTGGTCACGTAGCTcacctattttttttaagttacttCGGGCAAAGGTTGATTAACTTCAGCGAGTATGTCCACGAATCAAT TTGCCGAGCTGAGTTGTATAAATTTTCCAGGGACATGAAACCGATGATAATTCTGCTAATGATGAGAAGTAAACTAGTATCAAAGATAACAGCTGGCAAGTTGTACATAATGTcgcttgaaaattttacaaccGTTGCAAAAACTTCATTTTCTTACTTCACTGTTCTTACATCACTTCAGTAA